Proteins encoded within one genomic window of Candidatus Woesearchaeota archaeon:
- a CDS encoding nucleotidyltransferase domain-containing protein: MGRNEIKIDASARAFIKKVKNEFRPSKIIFFGSRANGEFREYSDYDFIIVSDSFLDVHWLDRISKILRHWDSDRNIDVLPYTTDEFAHKKSNSSIVKEAVRKGISV; the protein is encoded by the coding sequence ATGGGCAGAAACGAAATTAAAATAGATGCAAGTGCAAGGGCTTTCATAAAAAAGGTAAAAAATGAGTTCAGGCCGTCTAAAATTATATTTTTTGGGAGCAGGGCAAATGGCGAGTTTAGGGAATACAGCGACTACGATTTCATAATTGTGTCTGACTCATTTCTGGACGTGCATTGGCTTGACAGGATATCGAAAATCCTCAGGCATTGGGATTCTGACAGGAACATAGATGTACTGCCATACACAACAGATGAATTTGCCCATAAAAAAAGCAATTCAAGCATTGTGAAGGAAGCAGTAAGGAAAGGGATTTCAGTATGA
- a CDS encoding DUF835 domain-containing protein, with protein sequence MTPEQAKKFVIFIMVVATLGFVMNFGLDGGPTGFATLDYASIDSIVSVDASQLKYDLIAGETKQAIFYVKNHLADKPLEVDLEVSGKAANFISLQERHVIVPPNSIRAVEMLITASLEAIPQVYFGDIVVSAEGRGKLLQIQVNVKKRIQEALEFRLEPQKLVINPGEELGLALDITDMGTESAAIQVEMRMYRGSSVIWETTDDIGVETKLTKNYVVKVPETAEPGVYNIDMKISARMGQQYGVFERKKQVTVERILSVEAPAKTKNTLLWWIVSTIIMVGLLLTGSALVRQEVITLPRFMKVLKVHPDSGKDSKQYIREGFSYIIDERGTRTSYQTIRMLHAEGFKVLCITRLNPKLLTEEVPEFRLAAIYWLTNQEGQGMIGPTDIEGIYNAIDKAIVDNPRSAIIVDGLSFLHLNAGFNQVMLLLQYIKDRISAAQSIFIAPLNSKALSKLEIEQIAEEMKILDGRREILLAIYRSDDNEAPDTAAKIPVTRQLFEYVKKYSDSGINEDRIIAALVAHGWSKATVKHALDLAKYPDKYAEELKGLDIDAGQLAPVGKMKKTVDQVEKKKSIAASEAQEPTDEGSAGIQLPGATMDEEPAIAEDDAPFGEAYKPEAIEIKKEKTAVKDEEPSMVKEQQTIPKAAEKAEKKSEKSEFDWTSENGVSGKIAAKSGQEKGKIAKPELENIREPKIVDKIETEYDQIKEEIESSMSGNQKLASLDMQLKLLSQDLQVADITDDPKDIEKVKKKLDEIKRKINAKG encoded by the coding sequence ATGACACCTGAACAAGCAAAGAAATTTGTAATTTTCATCATGGTAGTTGCGACACTGGGATTCGTGATGAACTTTGGGCTGGATGGCGGCCCAACTGGCTTTGCAACCCTTGATTATGCAAGCATAGACAGCATTGTATCCGTTGATGCTTCCCAGCTCAAATACGACCTGATTGCCGGCGAGACAAAGCAGGCAATTTTCTATGTGAAGAACCACCTGGCCGATAAGCCGCTGGAAGTTGATTTGGAAGTTTCGGGCAAGGCGGCAAACTTTATTTCCCTCCAGGAAAGGCATGTTATTGTCCCGCCCAACAGCATAAGGGCTGTTGAGATGCTAATAACAGCAAGCCTCGAAGCCATTCCGCAAGTGTATTTCGGCGATATCGTCGTTTCTGCAGAAGGACGTGGAAAATTATTGCAGATTCAGGTAAATGTGAAAAAACGCATCCAGGAAGCGCTTGAATTCAGGCTCGAGCCGCAGAAATTGGTAATCAATCCCGGTGAGGAGCTTGGCTTGGCTCTGGACATAACAGATATGGGGACTGAGAGTGCAGCAATCCAGGTCGAAATGCGCATGTACCGGGGAAGCAGTGTTATCTGGGAAACAACTGATGATATAGGGGTTGAAACAAAGCTTACAAAGAATTATGTAGTAAAAGTCCCGGAAACTGCAGAGCCTGGCGTTTATAATATTGACATGAAAATATCTGCAAGAATGGGCCAGCAGTATGGGGTATTCGAGAGAAAGAAACAGGTGACTGTTGAACGAATACTCTCCGTTGAAGCCCCTGCCAAAACCAAGAATACATTGCTCTGGTGGATTGTTTCCACAATAATCATGGTTGGCCTTCTGCTAACAGGAAGTGCATTGGTGCGCCAGGAAGTAATAACCCTGCCCAGATTCATGAAAGTGCTGAAGGTTCACCCTGACTCTGGAAAGGACAGCAAGCAGTATATTAGGGAAGGATTCAGCTATATTATAGATGAGCGCGGCACAAGGACAAGCTACCAGACTATCAGGATGCTGCATGCCGAAGGCTTCAAGGTGCTGTGCATAACACGCCTGAATCCAAAATTGCTGACAGAAGAAGTTCCCGAATTCCGGCTGGCGGCAATATATTGGCTGACAAACCAGGAAGGCCAGGGAATGATCGGGCCAACAGATATTGAAGGGATTTACAATGCAATAGACAAGGCCATTGTGGATAACCCGCGCTCTGCAATAATTGTTGATGGATTATCATTCCTGCATCTCAATGCGGGGTTCAATCAGGTTATGCTTTTGCTGCAGTACATCAAGGACAGGATATCTGCTGCGCAGAGCATATTTATTGCGCCTCTGAACAGCAAGGCGCTTTCAAAGCTTGAAATTGAGCAGATTGCGGAAGAGATGAAAATCCTTGATGGCCGCAGGGAAATACTTCTGGCCATTTACAGGTCAGACGATAACGAAGCCCCTGATACAGCTGCCAAAATTCCTGTTACTAGGCAGCTATTCGAGTATGTAAAAAAATATTCAGACTCCGGAATAAATGAGGACAGGATTATTGCAGCCTTAGTTGCCCATGGCTGGAGCAAGGCCACAGTAAAGCATGCGCTTGACCTTGCCAAATATCCAGACAAGTATGCTGAGGAACTAAAGGGATTGGACATCGATGCCGGCCAGCTGGCCCCGGTTGGAAAAATGAAAAAAACAGTCGACCAGGTTGAAAAGAAAAAATCCATAGCGGCATCTGAGGCACAAGAGCCTACAGATGAAGGGTCAGCTGGAATTCAGCTTCCAGGCGCAACTATGGACGAAGAGCCAGCAATAGCCGAAGATGACGCTCCTTTTGGAGAGGCGTACAAGCCAGAAGCCATAGAAATCAAAAAAGAGAAAACAGCTGTAAAAGATGAAGAGCCATCAATGGTAAAGGAACAGCAAACCATTCCAAAAGCAGCGGAAAAAGCTGAAAAAAAGTCTGAAAAAAGTGAATTTGACTGGACATCTGAAAATGGTGTTTCAGGAAAAATCGCAGCTAAAAGTGGCCAGGAGAAGGGAAAAATTGCAAAGCCGGAATTGGAGAACATAAGGGAGCCAAAGATTGTTGATAAGATAGAAACGGAATATGACCAAATCAAAGAAGAAATAGAATCGTCCATGTCAGGAAACCAGAAACTGGCAAGCCTGGACATGCAACTCAAGCTCCTGTCGCAGGACCTGCAGGTCGCTGATATCACGGATGATCCAAAGGACATTGAGAAAGTGAAAAAGAAGCTGGATGAAATCAAGAGGAAAATAAACGCCAAGGGCTAA
- the serS gene encoding serine--tRNA ligase, with protein sequence MLELRFIRENPDVVKKDLKRRGYEDWSARVDSLLGLDAEHRKLIGRSQELRAMRNNLAQEINELKKQGKDIAAKVQEAKRIPGEIKKIEETQNQTSEKISSMLYQIPNILHDSVPNGQTPDDNITVREVGKIPEFDFNPKSHVDFLDAGLADIERAGKISGARFYYLKKELVLMDFALQKLALDLLYKKNYTLVQPPYLMHRKPYEGVTDLKDFEDVMYKIEGEDLYLIATSEHPMAAMYMDEVLDESQLPIKLAGVSPCFRKEAGAHGKDTKGIFRVHQFNKVEQFIFCKPEDSWQLHEELLKNAEDIFKKLKLPYRVVNICTADIGTVAAKKYDIEVYYPVQKQYREACSISNCTSYQAARLNVKYRSAEGNRYVHTLNATAVATTRAMAAIIENYQNKDGSITIPTVLHKYMDGLKKIKP encoded by the coding sequence ATGCTGGAATTGAGATTTATCAGGGAAAATCCTGATGTTGTCAAAAAGGACCTCAAGAGAAGAGGCTACGAAGACTGGTCAGCAAGAGTTGACAGTCTCCTGGGCTTGGATGCAGAGCACAGGAAATTGATAGGCAGGAGCCAGGAGCTAAGGGCGATGCGCAACAATCTTGCCCAGGAAATTAATGAACTGAAAAAGCAGGGCAAGGATATAGCAGCCAAGGTGCAGGAGGCAAAAAGAATTCCCGGGGAAATTAAGAAAATTGAAGAAACACAGAACCAGACTTCCGAAAAAATAAGCAGCATGCTTTACCAGATTCCAAATATCTTGCATGACAGCGTGCCAAATGGCCAAACACCGGATGACAATATTACCGTGAGGGAGGTTGGAAAAATACCTGAATTTGACTTTAACCCTAAAAGCCACGTTGATTTCCTGGATGCCGGCCTTGCCGATATTGAAAGGGCGGGTAAAATCAGCGGAGCCAGGTTCTATTACCTGAAGAAGGAGCTGGTGCTGATGGATTTTGCGCTGCAAAAGCTTGCCCTGGACTTGCTTTACAAGAAAAATTACACCCTTGTCCAGCCGCCTTACCTTATGCACAGGAAGCCATACGAGGGCGTTACTGACCTCAAGGATTTTGAGGATGTTATGTATAAGATTGAAGGTGAAGACCTTTACCTGATTGCCACCTCAGAGCACCCCATGGCTGCAATGTACATGGATGAGGTACTGGATGAGTCGCAATTGCCAATCAAGCTTGCTGGCGTTTCTCCCTGCTTCAGAAAAGAGGCGGGCGCGCATGGAAAGGACACAAAGGGGATATTCAGAGTGCATCAATTCAACAAGGTAGAGCAATTTATTTTCTGCAAGCCAGAGGATTCATGGCAGCTTCATGAGGAGCTACTGAAAAATGCAGAGGATATTTTCAAGAAGCTGAAACTGCCTTACCGCGTCGTGAACATCTGCACAGCTGACATCGGCACAGTTGCTGCGAAGAAATATGACATTGAAGTCTATTACCCTGTACAAAAACAATATCGCGAAGCCTGCTCAATATCAAACTGCACTTCATACCAGGCGGCGCGGCTCAATGTGAAATATCGTTCTGCAGAAGGCAATAGATATGTGCACACATTGAATGCGACTGCAGTTGCCACAACAAGGGCAATGGCCGCAATCATTGAGAACTATCAAAACAAAGACGGCTCTATCACAATTCCCACTGTGCTTCACAAGTATATGGATGGTTTGAAAAAGATTAAACCTTAG
- a CDS encoding AAA family ATPase yields the protein MTVFKDMLGSGESLFRNDVALDFDYMPKAIKFRENEQRQIASCMKPLFSQRNARNAVVFGAPGVGKTLACNHLIEEIEEESDEIFTIYVNCWKNDSSYKIFVEICHLLGYRFTQNKKTEELFAEIKRIVNKKSAVFVFDEIDRAKDYDFLYSILEDIYRKTVILVTNFKNWIVSLDPRIKSRLMPETIEFLPYNPDETRGILKERMEYAFVPDIWEHDAFSVIVGKTVETGDIRRGLYLMKESANCAEDASSRKVRLDHVKKAMEKIQDFSVNSKDELEDDVKKLLDLIRENSGKKSGDLFRAYEEAGGQNNYKWFQRKVARLRQGRYITTEKITGGPEGTTTIVKYSGETKKLTEF from the coding sequence ATGACAGTTTTCAAGGATATGCTAGGGAGCGGGGAATCGCTTTTCAGGAACGATGTGGCTCTTGACTTTGATTACATGCCAAAGGCCATTAAGTTCAGGGAGAATGAGCAAAGGCAAATAGCCTCATGCATGAAGCCGTTGTTCTCCCAGAGAAATGCCAGGAATGCAGTTGTGTTTGGCGCGCCTGGTGTTGGAAAAACACTCGCCTGCAACCACCTGATTGAGGAGATAGAAGAGGAAAGTGACGAAATTTTTACAATCTATGTCAATTGCTGGAAAAATGATTCTTCCTATAAGATATTTGTCGAGATTTGCCACTTGCTGGGCTACAGGTTCACGCAGAACAAGAAAACAGAGGAGCTTTTCGCAGAGATAAAAAGAATAGTCAACAAGAAGTCTGCTGTTTTTGTTTTCGACGAAATTGACCGCGCCAAGGATTATGACTTTCTTTATTCGATTCTTGAGGATATTTACAGAAAAACCGTTATTTTGGTAACCAATTTCAAGAACTGGATTGTCAGCCTTGACCCAAGGATAAAATCAAGGCTCATGCCTGAAACAATTGAGTTCCTGCCTTACAACCCGGACGAGACAAGGGGGATACTGAAGGAAAGGATGGAATATGCATTTGTGCCTGATATCTGGGAACACGATGCCTTTTCTGTCATTGTGGGAAAGACAGTTGAAACCGGTGACATAAGGAGGGGGCTTTATCTTATGAAGGAATCTGCGAATTGCGCAGAGGATGCAAGCTCAAGAAAAGTCAGGCTGGACCATGTCAAGAAGGCAATGGAAAAGATACAGGATTTCTCAGTGAACAGCAAGGATGAGCTTGAGGACGATGTAAAAAAGCTGCTTGACCTGATCAGGGAAAATTCCGGCAAGAAGAGTGGCGACTTGTTCAGGGCATATGAGGAAGCAGGCGGCCAGAACAATTACAAGTGGTTCCAGAGGAAAGTGGCCAGGCTTCGGCAGGGGAGGTACATCACAACCGAGAAGATTACAGGCGGCCCAGAAGGCACAACTACGATAGTGAAATATTCTGGCGAAACAAAGAAGTTGACAGAGTTCTGA
- a CDS encoding NUDIX domain-containing protein yields the protein MEKMNVAVGVIKHNGLILLMKRSPAKKYYPGKWENAGGKIENGEHKEAAIIREVKEETGLLGRVIRPGRSFEVMAEDIIFVVHPFLVEVPSGRVMLSREHTEFSWIPVEDYVNFECVDSIDLDFKNLDLI from the coding sequence ATGGAAAAAATGAATGTTGCAGTTGGCGTCATAAAACACAATGGCCTTATTCTTTTGATGAAAAGATCGCCTGCTAAGAAATACTACCCCGGGAAGTGGGAGAATGCAGGCGGCAAAATTGAAAACGGGGAACACAAGGAAGCGGCCATTATCCGGGAAGTGAAGGAGGAAACTGGGCTGTTGGGTAGGGTAATCAGGCCTGGCCGTTCCTTTGAAGTCATGGCAGAAGACATAATCTTTGTCGTGCACCCCTTCCTGGTGGAGGTTCCCTCCGGAAGAGTCATGCTGAGCCGCGAGCATACGGAGTTTTCATGGATTCCTGTTGAGGATTATGTGAACTTTGAATGCGTGGACAGCATTGATTTGGATTTCAAGAACCTGGACTTGATATAG
- a CDS encoding vitamin B12-dependent ribonucleotide reductase has product MESKLLRKKSKSGMTVNRIYSKPGEDVLDSITYTRRSSIITEPDGKVVFEMRDAEVPKTWSQLATDIIVSKYFRKAGVPETGHETSARQVVHRIAHSMRTFGEQHNYFATKEDADAFEAELDYVLITQTGAFNSPVWFNAGLHQQYGIRGSGGNYAYDFHDHQVTLTEDSYSRPQCSACFIQSVDDDLMSMFDLLKSEARLFKFGSGTGTNFSKIRSKYEKLSGGGTSSGLMSFLEVFDRGAGATKSGGTTRRAAKMVCLDMDHPEIVDFIEWKAKEEKKAKILIAAGFPADFNGEAYKTVSGQNSNNSVRISDEFMNAYLNGKKWETRNRTNGEMAHEYDARELMQKIAQAAWECADPGVQFDTTINDWHTCANTDRIYASNPCSEYMFLDNTACNLASINLIKMIDNEGNFDIEKYRHVIRLFIIAQEIAVDMSSYPTKEIAQRSHDYRTLGLGYANLGTLLMVSGIPYDSDKGRSIASALTAIMTGHSYKTSAELASQLGAFPDYANNRESMLKVMNKHRDAAYKIDVKKCPQDILEAARQDWDEAVEMGESFGYRNAQTTVIAPTGTIGLLMDCDTTGVEPDFAIVKWKKLAGGGYFKIINQSIPRALAKLGYSEGQIEDMISYVLGHATLENAPHVNPEALKRMGFTAEQIKAAGDYVAATKGFDDWTPHINPKELKKKGLTTKQVQEAAVYVGGSQTLEGAPHMKEEHLPVFDCANKCGTGKRFIEPMGHVKMMAAVQPFISGAISKTVNIPSESTVEDIKNIYVDGWKLGLKAIALYRDGCKSSQPLNTAMSTETQESEADKSAEAIAVQEKAAAAKAELKAMPVIEAFPRGKRMPLPQERKGTTVESRIGGHKVFLRTGEYSDGVLGEIFVDMHKEGAAFRSMMNCFAISVSIGLQHGVPLEKFVDIFTFTRFEPNGMTNHPNIRSATSVVDFVFRFLGMKYLGRTDFVHVKPVDPTPMELSQPLDTSVRQTEGTVSAGANVEISSSIIGESHGGSVLDKQLSEMMGDAPACNECGHITVRNGSCYKCLNCGNSMGCS; this is encoded by the coding sequence ATGGAATCAAAGCTTCTAAGGAAAAAATCAAAATCAGGAATGACTGTCAACAGGATCTACTCTAAGCCGGGAGAGGATGTACTGGATTCAATAACTTACACAAGGAGAAGCTCCATCATTACAGAGCCGGACGGAAAGGTTGTTTTCGAGATGCGCGATGCCGAAGTCCCAAAAACATGGAGCCAGCTCGCGACCGACATCATTGTCTCAAAATATTTCAGGAAGGCAGGCGTGCCTGAAACAGGGCATGAAACATCCGCAAGGCAGGTTGTGCACAGGATTGCCCACAGCATGAGGACTTTCGGGGAACAGCACAATTATTTCGCAACCAAGGAGGATGCTGATGCCTTTGAGGCTGAACTTGATTATGTCCTCATTACGCAGACAGGAGCCTTCAATTCCCCTGTTTGGTTTAATGCAGGGCTGCACCAGCAGTACGGCATCAGGGGCAGCGGCGGAAATTATGCCTATGATTTTCATGATCACCAGGTCACATTGACAGAGGACAGCTATTCACGGCCGCAGTGCTCTGCGTGCTTTATCCAATCAGTGGATGACGACCTAATGTCCATGTTTGACCTGCTGAAGAGCGAGGCCAGGCTGTTCAAGTTTGGCTCAGGAACCGGCACTAATTTTTCCAAAATAAGGAGCAAGTATGAAAAGCTCAGCGGCGGCGGGACATCATCAGGGCTAATGAGCTTCCTCGAGGTTTTTGACAGGGGCGCCGGGGCAACCAAATCAGGCGGCACAACAAGAAGGGCCGCAAAAATGGTCTGCCTGGACATGGACCATCCTGAAATTGTCGATTTCATTGAATGGAAAGCAAAGGAAGAGAAAAAAGCAAAAATCCTCATTGCAGCCGGATTCCCAGCTGACTTTAATGGCGAGGCCTACAAAACAGTTTCAGGCCAAAACTCAAACAATTCTGTAAGGATAAGCGACGAATTCATGAATGCATACCTGAATGGCAAGAAATGGGAAACGCGAAACAGGACTAATGGGGAAATGGCGCACGAATATGATGCAAGGGAACTGATGCAGAAAATAGCACAGGCTGCCTGGGAATGCGCAGACCCTGGTGTGCAATTTGACACCACAATCAATGATTGGCATACCTGCGCCAATACCGACAGGATTTATGCCTCTAACCCCTGCTCTGAATACATGTTCTTGGACAATACTGCCTGCAACCTGGCATCCATCAACCTCATCAAAATGATTGACAATGAAGGCAATTTTGATATTGAAAAATACAGGCATGTTATCAGGCTTTTTATCATAGCGCAGGAAATTGCAGTTGACATGTCTTCTTATCCAACAAAGGAAATTGCGCAGCGAAGCCATGATTACAGGACCCTTGGGCTTGGCTATGCAAATCTTGGAACACTGCTTATGGTTTCAGGAATCCCGTACGACAGCGATAAGGGAAGGTCAATTGCATCTGCACTGACAGCTATCATGACTGGCCATTCATACAAAACATCCGCTGAACTGGCATCACAGCTCGGGGCATTCCCTGATTATGCAAATAACAGGGAGTCAATGCTCAAGGTCATGAACAAGCACAGGGATGCTGCTTACAAGATAGATGTCAAGAAATGCCCGCAGGACATCCTCGAGGCGGCAAGGCAGGACTGGGACGAAGCAGTTGAGATGGGCGAAAGCTTTGGATACAGAAATGCCCAGACAACTGTCATCGCGCCAACCGGCACAATTGGCCTATTGATGGACTGCGACACAACCGGAGTTGAGCCTGATTTTGCAATTGTAAAATGGAAAAAGCTTGCAGGCGGCGGTTATTTCAAGATAATAAACCAGTCAATCCCAAGGGCCTTGGCAAAGCTAGGCTACAGCGAGGGGCAAATCGAGGACATGATTTCATATGTTCTTGGCCATGCAACTCTGGAAAATGCACCGCACGTAAACCCCGAAGCCCTGAAAAGGATGGGATTCACTGCAGAGCAAATCAAGGCAGCAGGCGATTATGTGGCTGCCACCAAGGGATTCGACGACTGGACCCCTCATATCAATCCAAAGGAGCTGAAGAAAAAAGGATTAACAACAAAACAGGTGCAGGAAGCAGCAGTTTATGTCGGCGGCAGCCAGACTTTGGAAGGAGCGCCGCATATGAAGGAAGAGCATCTGCCGGTATTTGACTGCGCCAACAAGTGCGGGACAGGCAAGAGATTCATTGAGCCAATGGGCCATGTGAAAATGATGGCAGCAGTCCAGCCTTTTATCTCCGGGGCAATATCAAAAACAGTCAACATTCCAAGTGAGTCAACAGTCGAAGACATAAAGAACATCTATGTCGATGGATGGAAATTGGGGCTCAAGGCAATTGCGCTTTACAGGGATGGGTGCAAGTCCAGCCAGCCGCTGAACACTGCCATGTCAACCGAAACACAGGAATCTGAGGCTGATAAATCAGCTGAAGCCATTGCTGTGCAAGAAAAGGCAGCCGCGGCCAAGGCAGAGCTGAAAGCAATGCCTGTAATTGAGGCATTTCCGCGCGGCAAGAGAATGCCATTGCCACAGGAAAGAAAAGGCACAACAGTTGAAAGCAGGATTGGCGGGCACAAGGTTTTCCTTAGGACAGGGGAATATTCTGATGGCGTGCTCGGGGAAATCTTTGTTGACATGCACAAGGAAGGGGCGGCATTCAGGAGCATGATGAACTGCTTTGCAATTTCAGTCTCAATTGGCCTGCAGCACGGCGTGCCGCTTGAAAAATTTGTCGACATCTTCACTTTCACGAGGTTTGAGCCCAATGGAATGACAAACCACCCGAACATAAGGTCGGCAACATCCGTGGTTGACTTTGTATTCAGGTTTTTGGGCATGAAATACCTTGGAAGGACTGATTTTGTCCATGTCAAGCCTGTTGACCCCACACCAATGGAACTTTCCCAGCCTTTGGACACATCAGTAAGGCAGACCGAAGGCACTGTTTCAGCTGGCGCAAATGTTGAGATTTCGTCAAGCATTATAGGCGAAAGCCATGGCGGCAGTGTGCTTGACAAGCAGCTGAGCGAAATGATGGGGGATGCACCTGCCTGCAATGAATGCGGGCACATAACTGTCAGGAACGGGAGCTGCTACAAGTGCCTGAACTGTGGGAATTCAATGGGATGCTCGTAA